The region TCTACCGCCCCACGATCAAGGCCCTCCTCCTGGAAGACATTACGAAATCCCTTGGACGCAAGCAGTTCATTCGCGTGACCCTCCAGAAGCGGGATGACCAGTACTACGCGTCGCGTACGGGTGAGCAAGGCTCCGGTATTCTGAGATCCATGTCTATAGCCGACGGGTTGGCCGTGAGTCACGAAGACCAGGAACTCATGCCGGCCGGCCAGGAAATTGAGGTCATGTTGCTCGGAGGTTACAGCGGGCTATCTTCTGCCCGTAACTACTGATAATTAAATAGGTTACGAAGTTTTAGAAAGTACTACTCAGACACGTATATTATTATGTATATACGTTTTTCTACCACGATGGACGATCGGTGACGGGGTAGCCTGATTCATCGGTCGTTTTTCCTTCCATCTGGCCACTTCCTGTCTTCACCGACGTAGTCTTTCCGATAATACACACCGTCCCGAATTAATCGCCTTCCTTCTCGCTCTTGCTGATCACCACAAGGGTAGGAGAGTCACCCACCCCTTTTTCGTATGGAACGGTGGCCTCCCATACCATGCCCTGCGCCTCCATGACTGACGCTGCCGATTCGATCTCTGCTTCCGGGCCGGGACCCTTGTAGCAGACCAGCTTCCCTCCTGGTTTCAGAACAGGCCCGCTCCAATTCACAAGCCGACCGATCGAGCCGACGGCCCGCGCCACCGCGGCGTCATACATGCTGTCCGGTGCACACTTCGGCAACTGTTCCATCCGCATATTGCAGACTTTCATATTATCCAGCGATATTGCCCGCCTCACCGCCTTAAGAAAGGCGCATTTCTTCTGGTTTGA is a window of Gemmatimonadota bacterium DNA encoding:
- the rsmG gene encoding 16S rRNA (guanine(527)-N(7))-methyltransferase RsmG, with translation MDSIEQFVHSMEQLGHPLDARRIGAYERYLYEIRRVNHVLKVISTNDLERIPSRHFLDSLMPALKGVLSRDGLIVDIGSGGGFPAVPLAIFLPETHFVAVESNQKKCAFLKAVRRAISLDNMKVCNMRMEQLPKCAPDSMYDAAVARAVGSIGRLVNWSGPVLKPGGKLVCYKGPGPEAEIESAASVMEAQGMVWEATVPYEKGVGDSPTLVVISKSEKEGD